The sequence GTGAAGACCTCCACCGGCTTCGCCAAAGGCAGCGCTGCGACCGAGGCCGACATCCTGCTCATGCGCAAGACCGTGGGACCCCGCATGGGTGTGAAGGCGTCGGGCGGCGTGCGCAGCATCGCGGATGCCAAAAAGATGATCGCGGCCGGAGCCACCCGCATTGGGACCAGTTCAGGCATTGCCATCGTCACCGGTGGCGAAGGAAAGGGGTACTGACATGAGCGACGGCGCGCTGACCCTCAGGGCCTACGTCTTCATCGACTCCCTCCAGCCGCAGCTCGCGGCCTTCGTGGGCCTCGGCGCCCGTGGTTTCCCGCCGCTGAAGGAGCAGGCTTCCGTTTACATCGAGGTCGCGCCGGGCATCGCCATCAACAAGATGACGGATGTGGCCCTGAAGGCCGCCAAGGTGCAGCCCGCGGCCCAGGTGGTGGAACGGACCTTCGGCATGCTGGAAGTCCACGCCTTCGACAAGGGTGAGGTCCGAACCGCCGGCGAGGCGGCCATCGGAAACTTCGGGCTCACGGAAAAGGACCGGCTGACGCCCTACGTGGCCACCTGCGAAGTCATCCGCTCCGTGGAACCCATGCACGCCCAGATCATCAACCGCAACCGCTATGGCCACATGATCCTGCCCGGCCAGTCGCTGTTCCTTTTTGAATGCGATCCCGCCGCCTACGCCGTGCTCGCCGCCAACGAAGCGGAGAAGGCCGCCGACGTCTTCCTCATCGACCTCAAGCCCTATGGCGCGGTCGGCCGCCTGATGATGGCCGGCTCCGAGTCCGAGATCGACAGCGCCATGCAGGCCGCCATCGAAGCCATCAATTCCATCCACGGCCGTCCATACCGCACCAAAGCCTGATATTTAAACGCAACTTTCGTGGCATCCCGCCACCCACCATCCAGGGAGAAACCAATGAGTGAAGCGCTCGGCATGATCGAAACCAAGGGATTCGTGGCGATGACCGAAGCCTGCGACGCCATGTTGAAGGCGGCCCGCGTCCAGCTGGTCGGCTACGAGAAGATCGGCGGCGGCTACGTCACCGCCATCATCCGTGGCGATGTGGCCGCCGTGAAGGCCGCGGTGGAAGCCGGTTCCCTGGCCGCCCAGAAGGTCGGCGAAATCGTCTCCGTGCACGTCATTCCGCGTCCCCACGAGAACGTGGACTCGGTCCTTCCCCTGGGCCGCCCGGGCGCGACCGCCTAACTTCCCCGGAGTCGAGCCATGTTGATCGCCAAGGTGGTGGGCGATGTCGTCGCGAGCCAGAAGGTGAGCGGCATCGTCGGCCACAAGCTGCTGCTGGTCCAGCCCGTGGATATGAAGGGCGCGGCCAAGGGCAACCCGCTCGTGGCCTCGGACAGCGTGGGCGCCGGTCCTTCGGAATGGGTGATCGTCTGCCAGGGCAGTTCTGCCCGGATGACGCCCGTGAGCGAAGGCCGTCCCGTTGATGCCGTGGTCATCGGCATTGTGGATGCCATCCAGTTCGAAGGCGCAGAGGTCTACAAGAAATCCTGAACACGCAAGTGTGGCGAGGCTCAGTTATGGAAATCGATCGAGCCCTGGTCTCGAGAATCGCCGAACGCGTCCTCCGCGAGCTGGAGGGCGCCGAAGCGGTCGCGCCGGGCATCCAGATGGGCTGCTTCCCCGATGTCAGCTCGGCCATCCAAGCCGCGGAGAAAGCTTTCCAAGCCTACCGGTCCATCGGACTCGAACGCCGGATGGAGATCATCCAGCGCCTGCGGGAAGGCCTCCGCCTCCGCGTGCAGGAACTGGCCACCCTGGCGGTCCAGGAGACCGGAATGGGCCGCGTGGAGGACAAGGTCAAGAAAAACCTGCTGGTGATCAACAAGACGCCGGGCCCCGAAGTCCTCCGGGCCGAAGCCGTCTCAGGCCAGCACGGGCTCACCCTCGAGGAACTGGCGCCCTGGGGCGTCATCGGCGCCATCACGCCCTCCACCAATCCCTCCGAATCCGTCATCAACAACGGGATCGGCATGATCTCCGGCGGCAATGCGGTGGTCTTCAACGCCCACCCGTCCGCCAAGCGGACCACCGCCTTCACCATCGACCTCCTGAACCGCCTGCTGGTGGCTGAAGGGGCGCCGGCCAACCTGCTGACTTGCGTGACGGAACCCACCATCGAATCCGCCAACGAACTGATGCGCGCGCCAGGCATCCGGCTGGTGGTGGTGACCGGTGGCCCGGCGGTGGTGAAGGCCGCCTTCGCCTCGGGCAAAAAGGTGATCGCGGCAGGGCCTGGCAATCCGCCGGTGGTGGTGGACGAGACCGCGGACCTCGAGCAGGCCGGGCGCGGCATCGTCGCGGGCGCCTCCTTCGACAACAACGTCGTCTGCACCTGCGAAAAGGAAGTGATCGCAGTGGACTCCATCGCCGACCGGCTGAAGGCCGCGATGGTGGCCGCGGGAGCCTACGAACTCCGCGGTTCAGAAATCGCAACGGTGGCGAAACTGGTGGTGGACGGCTGGCACCCCAACAAGGATTTCGTCGGGAAGGACGCGAGCGTCATCCTCCGCGCGGCGGGGATCTCCTTCACCGGCGACCCGCGCCTGATCTTCGCCGACGTGCCCTTCGACCACTCCTTCGTCCAGGCCGAACTGCTGATGCCTCTGATCGGGTTCACCCGCGCCAAGGATGTCCACGAAGCCATCGAGATGGCGCTGAAGGCCGAGCATGGCTTCCGGCACACCGCGAGCATGTACTCCAAGAACATCGACCATCTCGATGAGATGGCCCGCGCCGTGAACTGCTCGATCTTCATCAAGAACGGGCCGAACTTCAACGGCCTCGGCTTCGAAGGGCCCGGATCCACGTCCTTCACCATCGCCTCGCCAACGGGCGAAGGGATGACCAACGCCATCCATTTCACCCGGCGCCGGCGTTGCGTCCTCAAGGACCATTTCCGAATCGTTTGACATTCCGCGACTGGATTCTTCCATGGCCAAACCGAAACCGAACCCGGTCCCGACCCTCGGCATCATCGAGCTGTCGAGCATCGCCAAAGGACTGATGGTCTGCGACCTGATGTTGAAGAAGGCGGAAGTGCGCCTGCTCCGGGCGGGTCCCGTGGGCAGCGGCAAGTTCATGATCCATGTCACCGGCGACGAGGCGGATCTCCTGGAGGCGGTGGAGGAGGGACGGGACAAGGCGGAACCCTATCTCGTGCACTGGACCTTCATCCCGAACCTCCACGCCCAGGTACTGGCGGCCCTTCAGGGCCAGCGGAGCAGCAAGGTGCCCACGGACGCGCTTGGCATCATTGAGGCCCAGGCCCTCGCCGCCCTGGTCCAGGCCGCGGACCGGGCGGTCAAGACCACCTCCGTGCGGCTCCTGGAACTCACCTTCGACCTGGACATGGGCGGAAAGGGCTACTTCACCCTCACCGGGGACCTGGCGGAGGTGGAAGCCGCCCTCGCCAGCGCGGAGGCCCTGCTCCGGAAAGAGGGCGCCTTCATCCAAAGCGAGATCCTGGCCCGGCCCCATGAGCGGATCCAGACCCTCGCGCACGAAGGATTGGAGAGCCTATGCTTCTCGCGCGAGTGAAGGGCATGGTGGTGGCCACCCAGAAACTCGAGTCCTTGAACGGCCTCAATCTCCGGGTGATCCAGCCCGTGGACGGCTCCGACCGAGTGCTGGGAGATCCATTGGCTGCTGTGGACCTGGTGGCTTCCCGCGATGGCGACCTGGTGATGTACATCGACGCCCGGGAAGCCCCCAAGGCCCTCCCTAATGCCTACGGACCCATCGACGCCTGCATCGTGGGGCTCGTGGATTCGGCCAGCTAAGCCCAATTTTTAGAAAGGTTTGAAACCGCGAAAAAACGCTAAAGGACGCGAAAAATAGGTTTTTTATTTCGCGTCCTTTCGCGCCTTTCGCGGTTAACTGAGCGTTATTTCTAAGCCGTTTATGGGAGAGGCGCCATGTTCATAGCAGAAGTGCTCGCCCCGGTGGTCGCCACGGAAAAACATGCTTTTTTCGCGGGACGCAAGCTACTGCTGGTGCGCGAAATCCTGGAGGATGGCCGGCCCGGCGACCGCACCATGGTGGCCTTGGATGGCGTCCAGGCGGGCCCCGGCGACCGGGTGCTCGTAGCGCGGAACGGCGGCGCGGTGGACGACGTGATCGGCCAAAAGGACTGTCCCGCCAACGTCATCATCATCGCCCACGTGGATGCCGTCCAACGCTGCGGGTGAAGCCTCCTTCAACATAATGTCCATGCCTGTTTGAGTACCCGGTTCCATCGGCAGCTCATGCACCGAAAAAAAACCGCCCGCAGGGTTCTGCGGGCGATTGCGGTGCGCGGGCGCGGATCAGGCGCCGCGAATCAGAAAATCGGGATCCAGAGCACGGCGTGGCGCTCGCCGTTTGCGGTGCTCATGACGCCGGCGATGTTGCCCTGCGCATCGACGGAGAAGGCCTGGGAGCCCACGAATCCGGTGGGCAGGAAGGCATTGAGGTCGATGGAATTCAGTGAAGCGTCCCAGACGATGGCGTGGTTATAGGCAGGTGTGCCGACGGCCGTCTGGTCCCCCGCGTAGCCCACGATGGTCTGGCCGTTCACGGCCGTGGCGTAGCTGTGGGAGAAGGAGTTCGTGGGGTTGTTGATGGGATAGGGATGGATGGTCGTCGCGCTTTCGACGGTGCCGGTCCACATGGTGGCGTAGTTGAACCGGGCGTCATGGTTGCCCTTGGCGGCCTCGGACCGGACGCGCACGTCATAGCCGGCCCAGCCCACCTGTCGGACTCCGTCGGTGGCGTTGGCCTGTGAAGCCGCGGCATTCTTGGGATGGATGACCAGCAGGGACCTGTCGCTGCCCGTCCAGAGGGCGGCGTTGAAGGTGCCTCTGATCACGTAGCCCACCTGCTGGCCGCCGCCGACTCCCAGAGCCTGGGCGCCGTTGCCACCGTCGCCCAGATCAACAGCCGCTCCGGTGATGGCGTCCCATACGATGGCGTGGGGGGGGCCGAAGGTGGTGCCGTCCTTGATGAAGGGATTGGCCGAGCCGACGATCTGGAAGCCGTCGGTCTTGAGAGCCTGGGAGGCGTAGGCGGCAAAGGGGAGGCCCAAGACGGCAGCGCTCGCGGCGGAATCATGCCAGGCCATGGCGGCGGCGCGGTTGCCCGTCGCCTTGCCCGTTCCCCAGCCCACCTGCAGGCCGCCGGCCAGGCCGTTGATGACCGACCGGCCGAAGAGGCCGGCAGCGGGATCATCCAGCAGCAGGTCAGGGTGGAGATCTACGAGGCCGCCCGGAGCCCACATGGCCGCGTGGCCCGTGTAGGCGCCGGGCGTGGTGGAAACCAGCCCGGCGGCGGACCCGCCGCTGGCGGCGTTGGCTACGCCATACCCGGATGGGGTGAGGTCGACGACCCTATAGCCGCTCTGCGCGGTCGCCGGGAGGGCAGCCAGCAGGGCCAAGCCGAGGCCCGTGAGGATGGACCCGGTCCTGGTGGCGAACCGCTTTGAACGGGTGGATGGAAGCGATTTCAGGTTCTTCGTGGTTGGGTGCATGGAATTGACTCCTTGAAGAGGTGGATTGATGAGCTGGATCCGGACGAATCGCGAAATCAAGCGCACTAGGAGGTGTCGTTCATCATTTCCTCTGCTGGAATTGGCCGCCTTACGGGTTGATGGATCGGGAACCGCTGCAATGGAGGGCAGGACCGCCCGGCCCTCCATGTCGAATCAATAAAAAAAGGGTGGGAAGGGCTGTGGAAAGTGGGATCTCGTTCGGGACATGGGATTCCTGGAAGGATCAAGGGCGGATGGGTCCGGTGTGGTAAGACACTGGGAATGAAATGAATGTTTAAACACACAATGCGTTGTACACACAGACCCCGTCGAGATCCGGTGAAAAAATATCGACCCATCCGGTCTACCCATCCGGATGGGTTGACGGCTCCCCGCACGGTTGAGCAGGCGTTACCGGTGCAGCCGAAGGCATCCGGACACCGATGCACGGGCATCGCTGGAGCCGATGAATGCCCGGGGCTTCACGCCTCGCGGAAAGACCGGTCTGGGATCTTCGGTTTCGTCAATGCCCCTGCGTGCCCGCCGCGTGGACCTCTTCGTCCCCCGGCACGGGATCGTACCCGCCCTTGGTGAGCGGCGAGCAGCGAAGCAGGCGCCAGGTGGTGAGGATGCCGCCGCGCAAGGTCCCGTAGCGGCGGACGCAGCCCAGGCCGTAGTGGCTGCAGGTGGGCGTGAACAGGCATTGAGTCGGCACATGGGCGCTGAGCGTGATCTGGTAGGCCCGGATCAGGCCCCGGCAGACCCAGGCGCTGGGCTGGAATCGCACCGGCAGCAGCGCCTCAAGGCAGAGAAAAAAGAACAGTGTGAGGAAGGGATGGTTCATCGCCCAGGAAGTCATCCCCTTAGATTCCGGCAAGTTCTTTCTCCGCCTTGAATTTTTTCGCCTCTTCCAGGAAGGCGGGAACGAGATCTTCCTCCTTCACTTTCCGGATCAGCTCGCCGCGGCGATAGATGAGGCCTTCCCCCGCGCCGCCCGCCACGCCCAGATCCGCATCGCGCGCTTCGCCGGGACCGTTCACCACGCAGCCCATGACCGCGTAGGTGATGCCCTCGTGGTTGATGGCTTTCAAGCCAGCTTCGATCTCGTTGGCCACGCGGTTGAGGTCGATCTGCACACGGCCGCAGGAGGGGCAGCTCACCATGCGGATGCCGCCTTCGCGGAGGCTGAGGGCGCGGAGCATTTCGTGGCCGACCCGGCACTCCTCTTCGCCGTCCCCGGTGAGAGAAACCCGGACTGTGTCGCCGATGCCCTCCGCCAGCAGGATCCCCATGCCGATGCTGGAGCGGATGGTGCCTCCAAAAGGTGTGCCCGCTTCGGTGATGCCCAGGTGGAAGGGATAGTCGACCTGCTTGGCCAGCAATCGGTAGGCCTGGACGGTGCGAACCACATCGCTGGCCTTCAAGCTGATCTTGGTGTTGTGGAAGCCTTCTTTTTCGAGCATCTCCAAGTGCCGCAGGGCCGACTCCACCATGGCTTCGGGGGTGGCGGTGCCGAACTTCTCGAGCAGGTCTTTTTCAAGCGAACCGCCATTCACGCCGATGCGGATCGAGATGCCCTTTTCACCCGCCTTGTCCACCACGGCGCGCACGCGATCCTGGCCGCCGATGTTGCCGGGGTTGATGCGCAGGCAGGCGGCGCCGCCATCCGCGGCCACCAGGGCCAGGCGGTAGTCGAAATGGATGTCGGCGATGATGGGGATGGGCGACCGGGCCACGATCTCGTGGAAGACCTCCCCGGCCTTTTTCGTGGGCACGCTCACGCGGACGATCTCGCAACCGGCGCCGGCGTAGCTGTAGATCTGGCCGACGGTGGCTTCCACATCCCGGCTGTCGGTCTTGGTCATGCTCTGGACCGGTATGGGGGCGTCGCCTCCCACCGGCACTTTGCCCACCATGATCTGGCGGGTCTTCCGGCGGGGGCTCAAGGGCGAAAGCAGATCGGACATCCAGGACCTCGTCCCAGCTCGGGCTGGGTATCAACCACTTTAACGGCTACCTCTCCGAATTCATCGGCGGGATTGCGGAATTGCCGCCAAGGGGATTCGCGCAGGTGATATGGTGCACATCTCCCCGGATGAATTCAGCGGCGCTTTCAACCGTCGAATCTCTTGCTACACTGGCCCCACCTTCTTCAACCCACCCAGGAGGAACACCTCATGAAGATGACGACCCGCCAACATAACGACGTGACGATCCTCTATCCCGAGGGGAAGATCACCCTCGGCGACGGGGACCAGGAGTTGGGCGAGGCCGTCCGCACCTCGCTGGAGCAGGGCGCCCGCAAAGTTCTCATCAATTTTTCGAAAGTGAGCTATCTGGATTCCTCCGGCGTCGGTGAGCTGGTGGGCTGCTACACCTCCGTGAAGGGCAAGGGCGGCGAGCTGCGCATCTGCGGCATGAACTCGCGCATTTTCAGCCTGATCACCATGACCAGCCTGCACTCGGTGTTCGAAGTGAAGGACACCGAAGAAGAATCCCTCAGCGGCTTCTGAGGCCGCTGACAGAATGCTCGCCGCTCGCGCATCGGCGCTGATCGCGAGTGCCGCCGCCGTTGGCGTGTGCGGCGCCGCGGCCCAGGTCGCCGTTCCGCCGGAGCGGGAGCCCGTCTTCCAGGGCTTCGTTTGGGAGGGCGGAACCGCGGACGACCGCAGCTTCGCGGAAATGGCTTCGGGACTGGTGAAAGGAGCGCTCCGCAAGGAACTCCAATTCGACCGGGCCCTTGAAGCGATCCGCGCCACGGACCGCTTCAAGTCGGTGGAGGGGAGCCTCGGCGCCGATGGCACCGCCCGCATCAGGCTGCAACCTTGGGCTCCCCTGCAATCCTGGAACTGGCAGGGTGACGCCCTGCCGAAAAAAACCAAATCCCTGCTGCTTCCCGATCTGAAAAAAGGCATGCGCCTGGGCGACCTCAGGTTGGAGGAATGGCGCCGCCTATCGGAATCACGGCTGCGGGACGAAGGCTATCCCCAGGCCAGGCTGGCGGCCGGGCGCGACGCATCCGGCGAGCGGCTCGTCCTGAAACTGGAACTGGGCCCCCCGAGTCTCGTGAAAAGCGTCTCCGTGGATGGGGACCTGGGCCCCTACCGTCTGGAAACCCTGCTCGACGTGGCCAGAATCCAGGTGGGACGCACGCTTTGGACCCAGGATCTGCGGCGTCAGGCCGCCCGGCGGATCCGCCGCCGGTTCGTCAAGGACAAGCGGCTTGAGGGCCAGGCCGGACTGTCCTTTTCAAGCGATGGCGCCCTCGCCCTCTCGGTGGCTCCGGGACCGGTGGTGCGCCTTTCGAGCGAAGGCAAATGGCTGAGCCAGAGAACCCTGAGGGAGCTGCTTCCCCTGGCCCGGACGGACCGCTATGGACCGGAGCTTCTGGACGAAGGGGACCGGCGCCTCATCCGCCATTTCCGCGACAAGGGATTTCTGGACGTGCAATGCACCCATGTGCGTGAAGTGGTGTCCGGCACCGCCGCCCAGCCCCAGGAAGTCCGGATCGCCTACCGCATCCAGACCTCCGACCGCCGTTACATCCAAAGCATCCTGTTCGAGGGAAACCAGGAACTGAATGACAAGGATCTGCGCCGGGTCGCCAAGCTGCCCATGGGCCTGCTGTATTTCAATGCCCCCAGGGCCACCCCCGATCTGCTCAGCGAAATAGAAACACGCATCACCAACCGGTATCTCCTGTTGGGCTACTCGGATGTCAAACTCCGGCGGCGCATGGAGATCCGGAACGGTGAACAGATCCTCATCCTCACGATCCGTGAAGGCCCCAGGCGCACCGTCAGGTCCATCATCCTCGAACTGCCCGAGGGGCCGTCTTGGGACCCCTGGACGTTTGGCGAAACCATGTTGCGCGCGGTCGCGGACAAACCCGCCTTGCTGTCTCCGGCCTTTTCGCAGCGGCGCAGGTACCGCTCGGACCGGCGGGAGCTGGGCGGCCTCGTCGCGATCCTGGAAATCCTGCCCAGCGAGCTGGGCAAACCCAGGAAAGCCGTGCGGCTCCTCACGGAACGGCCGGTGCCCTACGTCCGTGCGGACCTGGGCGCGGTCCTGGGGGAACTCAACCAAAGCGTGGCGGCCCTCGGGTCTCCTAAACCCATCGTGCGGTTCCATTCCGATGAGGATGATGCGGGCGCGACCATCCATATCGAAATTCCAGCCCAGACGTTGACCTTCGTGGCCCGGCGGGTGGTCCAAGGCAGCCTGGAAACCAGTTCCAAGGCCATTGCGCGGGAAACCCAGGATCTGGAACCGGGTGATCCATTGAATCTCGAAAGGGTGGGCCGGGCTCAGGCGAACCTTGGCAATTTGGGAGCCTTCAAACGGGTGGATGTGGTGAGCATGAAGGAGGCCGCCGAAGCTTCCGCCGCCGCGGCTCCGGAAACCCCTTGGGGGGAAAGCGACCTGGTGCTGCGCCTGGAAGAGCGGTCCCACTGGGTTTTCAGCGAATCCTTCGGCTACGACAAAAGCACCGGCTACAACTTCGGGTACGGCGTGCAGCGCCTCAATTTCCAGGGCATGGGGCGCACGCTGGACTTCGGCCTGAGGGCGGGCGACGGCACCATCAACAATGCCGCCCTGCGGCGCCTGTTCCCCACGGGGGATTTTTCACGCTCGGTGGACAGCTATACCCTCGGCTACACGGATCCCTGGTTCCTGCCGGGGATCCTCGCAGGCATCCTTCCGGAACGGGTCCAGTACCGCGCCGAGGCCTCCTACATCCAGGAACAGCAGACCGCCTACCTGATCCGCCGCCGCCGCGTGCTCAATGGCCTGGAATGGCGCCCGGACGCCACCCATGTGCTGCGCGCCGGCCACCGCTTCGAGCGCTCGGACGTGCGCCTGGTGGACCTGGTCGACCTGAACACGCCCCAATATCAATTGTTCAAACCCATCCTGGAAGATCCCCAACTGCTGAACAAGGCCACCCGGAGCCCCTCGAGTTCCACCATCTCCGCGCCTTATTTCCAGTGGATCCACGACACCCGCGACAGCCCCTACGACCCCACCGCCGGGGCGATCACCTCGCTGCGCCTCGATCTGGCCAACCAGTTGTTCGGCACCAGCCGCAATTCCAGTTTCGTGAAATTGGATGCCCGGCAACAGTGGACCTGGCCCGTGGGCTATCGGGCCAGCGCAGGCGTTGTGAGTCTTGGACTGCGCATCGGCGCCGCCCGGCCCACCGCGAGCACCAGCCAGGAACTGCCCCTGGCGGAACGGTTCTTCGCGGGCGGTCCTGGCACGTTCCGGGGGGCGGAGCCGGACCGCCTGGGACCCACGGGAGGCATCCCCTACCTGCGGCAGACCTCCGATGGGAAATATGCGCCCCAGTTGACTTCAGACGGGAAATCCATCCTCTACCAGCTCATCCCGATCGGCGGGCAGGGACTGGCCCTGGTGAACCTCGAATATCGCTTCCCCGTCATCGGCAACACGATCTGGGGCGAGGTCTTCATGGATGCCGGCCAGGTGTACCAGAGCCTGCGCCATGATCCTGATTCCCTGAACCCATCCTTCCCCCCGTTGCGGGTGGCCTTCGGCCTGGGCCTCATCATCAAACTTGGACTTCCCATCAAGATCGAATATGGCTCCGACGTAAACCGGATCCTAGGCCGTCCGCGCAGCCAGTTGGATAAGGAAAGCCAGCTTCACAGCCTCCTGATTTCAGCGGGGTACCAGTTTTAGGCGCCGTTACACCTTGGCCAGCGCTTTTCTGGCCAAGGCGTTACGGCGCCCGGGCGGGGCCGGCGGGGGGGGGGGGGGGGGGGGGGGCGGAGGAAAGTCGAAGGTTTACGGCGCCTCCAGCTATCGCGCGCAGTGCGTGCCCCTGCTCGCTACGCTTGCAGAGCCGGAGCCTCTATGTCGGCCGCAGGCCGACGCGGTGGGTGGTGGACCGAGGAAAGTCGAAGGTTTACGGCGCCTCCGGCTATCGCGCGCAGTGCCCGTTCCCACTTGCCATGTTCTTGTACGCGGAGCCTCCCTGCTCGCTACGCTTGCAGAGCCGGAGCCTCTATGTCGGCCGCAGGCCGACGCGGTGGATGGTGGACCGAGGAAAGTCGAAGGGTTACGGCGCCTCCAGCTATCGCGCGCAGTGCGCGCTCCCACTCGCCATGCTCTTGGACGCTGAGCCTCCCTGCTCATTACGCTTGCAGAGCCGGAGCCTCTATGTCGGCCGCAGGCCGAGGCGGTGGGCTGTTACGGATGTCGCAGGACGCCTTCTGGACATCCACGCGAGTCTCGCTACACTTGAAGCTCCGCATTGGCGCGTAGCTCAGCGGTAGAGCACT comes from Holophagaceae bacterium and encodes:
- a CDS encoding BMC domain-containing protein is translated as MAKPKPNPVPTLGIIELSSIAKGLMVCDLMLKKAEVRLLRAGPVGSGKFMIHVTGDEADLLEAVEEGRDKAEPYLVHWTFIPNLHAQVLAALQGQRSSKVPTDALGIIEAQALAALVQAADRAVKTTSVRLLELTFDLDMGGKGYFTLTGDLAEVEAALASAEALLRKEGAFIQSEILARPHERIQTLAHEGLESLCFSRE
- a CDS encoding BMC domain-containing protein; amino-acid sequence: MSDGALTLRAYVFIDSLQPQLAAFVGLGARGFPPLKEQASVYIEVAPGIAINKMTDVALKAAKVQPAAQVVERTFGMLEVHAFDKGEVRTAGEAAIGNFGLTEKDRLTPYVATCEVIRSVEPMHAQIINRNRYGHMILPGQSLFLFECDPAAYAVLAANEAEKAADVFLIDLKPYGAVGRLMMAGSESEIDSAMQAAIEAINSIHGRPYRTKA
- a CDS encoding aldehyde dehydrogenase EutE translates to MEIDRALVSRIAERVLRELEGAEAVAPGIQMGCFPDVSSAIQAAEKAFQAYRSIGLERRMEIIQRLREGLRLRVQELATLAVQETGMGRVEDKVKKNLLVINKTPGPEVLRAEAVSGQHGLTLEELAPWGVIGAITPSTNPSESVINNGIGMISGGNAVVFNAHPSAKRTTAFTIDLLNRLLVAEGAPANLLTCVTEPTIESANELMRAPGIRLVVVTGGPAVVKAAFASGKKVIAAGPGNPPVVVDETADLEQAGRGIVAGASFDNNVVCTCEKEVIAVDSIADRLKAAMVAAGAYELRGSEIATVAKLVVDGWHPNKDFVGKDASVILRAAGISFTGDPRLIFADVPFDHSFVQAELLMPLIGFTRAKDVHEAIEMALKAEHGFRHTASMYSKNIDHLDEMARAVNCSIFIKNGPNFNGLGFEGPGSTSFTIASPTGEGMTNAIHFTRRRRCVLKDHFRIV
- the ispG gene encoding flavodoxin-dependent (E)-4-hydroxy-3-methylbut-2-enyl-diphosphate synthase — encoded protein: MSDLLSPLSPRRKTRQIMVGKVPVGGDAPIPVQSMTKTDSRDVEATVGQIYSYAGAGCEIVRVSVPTKKAGEVFHEIVARSPIPIIADIHFDYRLALVAADGGAACLRINPGNIGGQDRVRAVVDKAGEKGISIRIGVNGGSLEKDLLEKFGTATPEAMVESALRHLEMLEKEGFHNTKISLKASDVVRTVQAYRLLAKQVDYPFHLGITEAGTPFGGTIRSSIGMGILLAEGIGDTVRVSLTGDGEEECRVGHEMLRALSLREGGIRMVSCPSCGRVQIDLNRVANEIEAGLKAINHEGITYAVMGCVVNGPGEARDADLGVAGGAGEGLIYRRGELIRKVKEEDLVPAFLEEAKKFKAEKELAGI
- a CDS encoding EutN/CcmL family microcompartment protein, which produces MFIAEVLAPVVATEKHAFFAGRKLLLVREILEDGRPGDRTMVALDGVQAGPGDRVLVARNGGAVDDVIGQKDCPANVIIIAHVDAVQRCG
- a CDS encoding STAS domain-containing protein, translated to MKMTTRQHNDVTILYPEGKITLGDGDQELGEAVRTSLEQGARKVLINFSKVSYLDSSGVGELVGCYTSVKGKGGELRICGMNSRIFSLITMTSLHSVFEVKDTEEESLSGF
- a CDS encoding ethanolamine utilization protein EutN; this translates as MLLARVKGMVVATQKLESLNGLNLRVIQPVDGSDRVLGDPLAAVDLVASRDGDLVMYIDAREAPKALPNAYGPIDACIVGLVDSAS
- the yidD gene encoding membrane protein insertion efficiency factor YidD, whose protein sequence is MNHPFLTLFFFLCLEALLPVRFQPSAWVCRGLIRAYQITLSAHVPTQCLFTPTCSHYGLGCVRRYGTLRGGILTTWRLLRCSPLTKGGYDPVPGDEEVHAAGTQGH
- a CDS encoding EutN/CcmL family microcompartment protein, which translates into the protein MLIAKVVGDVVASQKVSGIVGHKLLLVQPVDMKGAAKGNPLVASDSVGAGPSEWVIVCQGSSARMTPVSEGRPVDAVVIGIVDAIQFEGAEVYKKS
- a CDS encoding BamA/TamA family outer membrane protein translates to MLAARASALIASAAAVGVCGAAAQVAVPPEREPVFQGFVWEGGTADDRSFAEMASGLVKGALRKELQFDRALEAIRATDRFKSVEGSLGADGTARIRLQPWAPLQSWNWQGDALPKKTKSLLLPDLKKGMRLGDLRLEEWRRLSESRLRDEGYPQARLAAGRDASGERLVLKLELGPPSLVKSVSVDGDLGPYRLETLLDVARIQVGRTLWTQDLRRQAARRIRRRFVKDKRLEGQAGLSFSSDGALALSVAPGPVVRLSSEGKWLSQRTLRELLPLARTDRYGPELLDEGDRRLIRHFRDKGFLDVQCTHVREVVSGTAAQPQEVRIAYRIQTSDRRYIQSILFEGNQELNDKDLRRVAKLPMGLLYFNAPRATPDLLSEIETRITNRYLLLGYSDVKLRRRMEIRNGEQILILTIREGPRRTVRSIILELPEGPSWDPWTFGETMLRAVADKPALLSPAFSQRRRYRSDRRELGGLVAILEILPSELGKPRKAVRLLTERPVPYVRADLGAVLGELNQSVAALGSPKPIVRFHSDEDDAGATIHIEIPAQTLTFVARRVVQGSLETSSKAIARETQDLEPGDPLNLERVGRAQANLGNLGAFKRVDVVSMKEAAEASAAAAPETPWGESDLVLRLEERSHWVFSESFGYDKSTGYNFGYGVQRLNFQGMGRTLDFGLRAGDGTINNAALRRLFPTGDFSRSVDSYTLGYTDPWFLPGILAGILPERVQYRAEASYIQEQQTAYLIRRRRVLNGLEWRPDATHVLRAGHRFERSDVRLVDLVDLNTPQYQLFKPILEDPQLLNKATRSPSSSTISAPYFQWIHDTRDSPYDPTAGAITSLRLDLANQLFGTSRNSSFVKLDARQQWTWPVGYRASAGVVSLGLRIGAARPTASTSQELPLAERFFAGGPGTFRGAEPDRLGPTGGIPYLRQTSDGKYAPQLTSDGKSILYQLIPIGGQGLALVNLEYRFPVIGNTIWGEVFMDAGQVYQSLRHDPDSLNPSFPPLRVAFGLGLIIKLGLPIKIEYGSDVNRILGRPRSQLDKESQLHSLLISAGYQF
- a CDS encoding BMC domain-containing protein, producing MSEALGMIETKGFVAMTEACDAMLKAARVQLVGYEKIGGGYVTAIIRGDVAAVKAAVEAGSLAAQKVGEIVSVHVIPRPHENVDSVLPLGRPGATA